The proteins below come from a single Gimesia alba genomic window:
- a CDS encoding phage major capsid protein, protein MPVTVESVRNIYQRHMVGKTGDAALQEGLAAGSRQFSALIGLTDERGRRNLNENGEPIINPEAPIKLKQLPLGVVSEAILGIGGYNPRTVLESPGSAVAMESVGNTAVQPGAFHNVNAWGSAYGGLLEVKILEEYHKPAFIGDNLYETIPTSQRWERMPGTTLIGDVAEEMTPGQPHPRVQIGERWVDTPKTAKYGLGMDVTREAVFFDPNGNNILRQAGDIGYNLRLRKEKRQLDLFLGLTNTYKYNGTSYNTYLTTGNWINKLASNELVDWTDIDNALNLFANMTDQETGESIAITGPFDLLVMPTKKLTANKIVRDTTVESRTNSAAVVSSGANPTQGSFNGDPMNSPIAYQRLLANSVAEADAKKYWYVGDFKKAFKYMQNFPLNVTKTPATSYIMVDSDLVLSVFATEMGVPAIVEPRYVIQCTG, encoded by the coding sequence ATGCCAGTTACAGTAGAGAGTGTAAGAAACATTTATCAGCGGCACATGGTCGGTAAGACCGGCGATGCCGCACTGCAGGAAGGGCTCGCCGCAGGTTCGCGGCAGTTCAGTGCCCTGATTGGGCTGACCGACGAGCGTGGTCGCCGCAACCTCAACGAGAACGGTGAGCCGATCATTAATCCTGAAGCCCCGATTAAACTGAAGCAACTCCCGCTGGGTGTTGTGTCCGAAGCAATCCTGGGTATTGGCGGCTACAATCCGCGTACCGTGCTTGAGTCGCCCGGCTCGGCGGTTGCGATGGAGTCAGTCGGTAACACTGCCGTGCAACCGGGTGCGTTCCACAATGTGAATGCATGGGGGTCTGCCTACGGCGGCCTGTTGGAAGTCAAGATTCTCGAAGAGTATCACAAGCCCGCCTTTATTGGCGACAATCTCTACGAGACGATCCCAACCTCACAGCGATGGGAGCGTATGCCTGGAACAACTCTGATTGGAGATGTCGCCGAAGAGATGACACCTGGTCAGCCGCATCCTCGCGTTCAGATCGGTGAGCGGTGGGTTGACACCCCAAAGACTGCGAAGTATGGATTGGGGATGGATGTTACCCGCGAAGCGGTGTTCTTCGATCCGAACGGCAATAACATCCTGCGTCAGGCGGGTGATATTGGCTACAATCTGCGTCTGCGAAAAGAAAAGCGTCAGCTCGACCTGTTTCTCGGCTTGACCAACACCTACAAGTACAACGGTACATCGTATAACACGTACTTGACTACGGGTAACTGGATCAACAAACTGGCGAGTAACGAGCTGGTCGACTGGACCGACATCGACAACGCTTTGAATCTGTTCGCGAACATGACTGATCAGGAGACCGGAGAGAGCATTGCAATCACCGGGCCGTTTGACCTGCTTGTCATGCCTACGAAGAAGTTAACAGCCAATAAGATCGTGCGTGACACGACTGTCGAATCTCGTACCAACAGTGCTGCCGTAGTCAGCTCTGGTGCGAATCCGACGCAGGGTTCATTCAATGGCGATCCGATGAATTCGCCGATTGCCTATCAGCGGCTGCTGGCAAATAGTGTCGCCGAAGCGGATGCAAAGAAGTACTGGTATGTCGGCGACTTCAAAAAAGCCTTCAAGTACATGCAGAATTTCCCGCTGAATGTCACCAAGACTCCTGCGACTTCATACATCATGGTCGACAGCGATCTGGTTCTGAGTGTGTTCGCAACGGAAATGGGTGTACCCGCGATTGTCGAGCCTCGCTACGTGATTCAGTGTACCGGTTAA
- a CDS encoding phage tail tube protein: MAEPSVGTTTRIAIDTALPFDTSSIPIEHVGQESLVEAQVIDETQGNTGTMEHISERTRLGQKRCSGSFQLACDRLALDTFLPLILGAAESTNVFALADSIPEFVMMVDRGQKVYTYSGCRVARATFSGSSGQMLMLNLDIEAETETQGNAGTFPAIATPTGSPWRLEDGVLTLQSATREFNEFSLTIENQLDTERFENSLTRIDIPLLDRVISLSTNHPWSSDNIDLIKQDLAGAGGSLVFTNTEVATDILTFTLGTVQYPTRTPGTAKAQTTRLPLEGMVRKVGSTASLVVTNAHV; this comes from the coding sequence ATGGCGGAACCATCAGTCGGCACAACAACGCGAATTGCAATTGACACTGCCCTGCCCTTTGACACTAGCTCGATTCCAATTGAGCACGTCGGGCAGGAGTCTCTCGTTGAGGCTCAGGTGATCGACGAGACTCAGGGCAACACGGGCACGATGGAGCATATCTCTGAGCGAACCCGCTTAGGGCAGAAGCGATGCAGTGGGTCGTTTCAACTTGCCTGCGACCGACTGGCCCTTGATACGTTCCTGCCACTGATCCTCGGCGCCGCTGAAAGCACAAATGTTTTCGCGCTGGCGGATTCAATACCGGAATTCGTCATGATGGTGGATCGCGGTCAAAAGGTTTACACGTACTCCGGCTGTCGGGTTGCGCGTGCTACGTTCTCAGGGTCGTCAGGCCAGATGTTGATGCTCAATCTCGATATTGAAGCGGAAACAGAGACCCAGGGTAACGCCGGGACATTCCCAGCGATCGCCACGCCAACGGGATCGCCGTGGCGGCTTGAGGACGGCGTGCTGACGCTGCAGAGTGCGACTCGTGAATTCAATGAATTCAGCCTCACGATCGAGAATCAGCTCGACACCGAGCGGTTTGAGAACTCACTCACGCGAATCGACATCCCCCTGCTTGACCGCGTGATTTCCCTGAGCACAAACCACCCCTGGTCGAGCGACAACATCGATTTGATCAAGCAGGACCTCGCCGGTGCCGGCGGGTCGCTCGTGTTCACGAATACGGAAGTCGCGACAGATATCCTGACATTTACGCTTGGGACAGTTCAGTACCCGACGCGCACGCCAGGCACTGCGAAAGCACAGACGACGAGGCTTCCTTTAGAGGGTATGGTCCGTAAGGTTGGCAGCACGGCCAGTCTTGTCGTGACCAATGCACACGTATAG
- a CDS encoding phage virion morphogenesis protein — protein MEKPQAAGVLAEWSDILAGDLSQSFLNSETPDGEGWEPLKRRRPKGHNQGERPLIDIGALMQSVVSDGQGHIEIITADSMTFGTSVEYAGVHQFGRKDGTVPARPFIGIPDKTFNTAMQMLSEHVITVIDAI, from the coding sequence TTGGAGAAACCGCAGGCAGCGGGCGTGCTGGCGGAGTGGAGTGACATTCTCGCAGGAGATTTATCGCAGTCATTTTTAAATAGTGAGACGCCGGACGGCGAAGGGTGGGAGCCGTTGAAGCGGCGGCGTCCGAAGGGACACAACCAAGGGGAACGCCCATTGATTGACATCGGGGCACTAATGCAAAGTGTGGTGTCTGATGGTCAAGGGCACATTGAGATAATAACAGCGGATTCGATGACATTTGGAACCAGCGTTGAGTACGCCGGTGTGCATCAGTTTGGAAGAAAAGACGGAACAGTACCGGCGAGGCCGTTCATCGGCATTCCGGATAAAACATTTAACACTGCGATGCAGATGCTCAGCGAGCATGTCATCACCGTGATCGATGCAATTTAA
- a CDS encoding coiled-coil domain-containing protein, protein MIAAAEAERNVAITLQLVSDPRNPSTAKVVRNQVEDVEKIRVKAAKRSKSEMDQVARDEQREREYNLREQIKAAQKEQREKDRLEAKAARDREQARKREEREKAKAAKAEEREHARLEKEKTRKAEREAKQRESIFKREALEIKRYQEKIQRETENAQRQRVDGSRRATEASVGALQGVMDLVEGTAILGLTSEENFEKFAKTFIKIQAGFKAMKGFTELVWKGREAIVALRESQEALRTSQVLLSAAPVPAALAATAAGKATLAGGGSGGGSGIGGFAASVGAEAAGGVISGRMVARRAAKEAAEAAAEKAAQKTAGRVGGGFANEFFGSLVGSMLFNSGAGKAVKGVGRRVLGRVGGATIGGVARGTGRLLFRGGRALIGSGKAALGRLGGTSLAGGGMVALGGALGYGLSELLSYTNSLSTGRKHGSEPPGPQRMGFGNYFKDLFDKPLYNESPTGAFKSTYKAVSDMFSSDEAVEKRQKELDENKIKNQEIRERQRDRLSFRLSQDSAYSGLNRQRIALGPGTDIEKAKKLEIQAAAEVAQAKAAAQENYQKQIDAMNRNEAYNDELRLMHLENVSEKQAQLVDAARSRLDLLKAQNKEHESAVKSAKEQLKAAKEQVTVAEKAVASDRESKLAQFDKLADPQKRNLRSIADKVNRGERLSFREVKQLEETPFGGEIAQKYRAQRSAGDAGTIRALGGFKDAEKNLADARTEENKKRAELSESIRKERESRDAMIVQTNRVKRSMESLSAIVDKVARASAEQAGVEYTPPPVVPQQGAQQVGQRGGSVVGAVNNATDSFVQEHLALIEALKNFKDTNSESFRQLREQLTQQDQRGADYRSVLQGGP, encoded by the coding sequence ATGATTGCAGCAGCCGAAGCAGAACGCAATGTCGCGATTACACTGCAGTTGGTTTCCGATCCACGGAATCCATCGACGGCGAAGGTTGTGCGCAATCAGGTCGAGGATGTCGAAAAAATTCGTGTCAAGGCGGCGAAGAGATCAAAGTCCGAGATGGACCAGGTTGCAAGGGACGAGCAGCGAGAGCGAGAGTATAATTTAAGGGAACAGATCAAAGCTGCCCAAAAAGAGCAGCGTGAAAAGGATCGCTTAGAAGCGAAGGCCGCCAGAGACCGGGAGCAGGCGCGGAAGCGTGAGGAGCGCGAGAAAGCGAAGGCGGCGAAAGCAGAGGAACGCGAACACGCGAGATTGGAAAAAGAGAAAACCAGGAAGGCCGAGAGGGAAGCCAAGCAGCGGGAGTCGATTTTTAAAAGAGAGGCTCTCGAAATAAAACGCTATCAAGAAAAGATCCAGAGAGAGACTGAAAACGCACAGCGACAACGGGTCGATGGATCTCGGCGGGCAACAGAAGCGAGCGTCGGTGCTTTACAAGGCGTCATGGACCTCGTTGAGGGAACTGCAATCCTCGGCCTCACGAGCGAAGAGAACTTCGAAAAGTTCGCCAAAACGTTCATTAAGATCCAGGCTGGCTTCAAGGCAATGAAGGGCTTCACCGAACTCGTCTGGAAAGGCCGCGAGGCTATCGTCGCGTTGCGTGAATCGCAGGAAGCACTTCGCACATCACAGGTGTTGCTGTCGGCAGCGCCTGTCCCCGCAGCACTTGCTGCAACCGCCGCAGGTAAGGCGACCCTGGCGGGTGGCGGTAGCGGCGGCGGATCTGGGATCGGTGGTTTCGCAGCAAGCGTTGGAGCGGAGGCGGCCGGTGGGGTGATCAGTGGGCGAATGGTGGCTCGCCGGGCCGCGAAAGAGGCCGCTGAGGCGGCTGCTGAAAAAGCGGCTCAGAAAACAGCAGGCCGCGTAGGTGGGGGCTTTGCTAATGAGTTTTTCGGGAGCCTTGTCGGAAGTATGCTGTTCAACAGTGGTGCTGGAAAGGCTGTTAAAGGCGTGGGCCGCAGGGTACTCGGGCGAGTGGGTGGAGCCACCATCGGCGGGGTGGCTCGCGGCACTGGCAGATTACTGTTCCGAGGTGGGCGAGCCTTGATTGGTAGCGGAAAGGCGGCACTTGGAAGGCTTGGTGGAACATCTCTGGCTGGCGGCGGCATGGTAGCGCTGGGAGGCGCCTTGGGCTATGGGCTCTCGGAGTTACTAAGCTACACGAACAGCCTCTCTACGGGGCGAAAGCACGGTTCTGAACCGCCGGGGCCACAGAGGATGGGTTTTGGCAACTACTTCAAGGATTTGTTCGACAAGCCGCTTTACAACGAGTCTCCGACCGGAGCGTTCAAATCAACGTATAAAGCGGTGTCTGATATGTTTTCGTCCGACGAAGCTGTCGAAAAGCGTCAGAAAGAACTGGACGAAAATAAGATCAAAAACCAGGAAATCCGAGAGCGGCAGCGGGATCGCCTTTCATTCAGGCTTTCGCAGGATTCGGCTTACTCTGGACTGAACCGGCAGCGGATCGCACTCGGCCCCGGAACCGACATTGAGAAAGCGAAGAAACTGGAGATCCAGGCAGCGGCAGAGGTGGCACAGGCGAAGGCTGCAGCTCAGGAGAACTACCAGAAGCAGATCGACGCCATGAACCGCAATGAAGCTTACAACGATGAATTGCGTTTGATGCATCTTGAGAATGTGAGCGAGAAGCAGGCACAGCTCGTCGATGCGGCACGATCCAGGCTTGATCTGTTGAAGGCTCAAAACAAAGAGCATGAGAGTGCTGTCAAGTCAGCGAAGGAACAATTGAAGGCAGCGAAAGAGCAAGTTACCGTTGCCGAGAAAGCAGTTGCATCAGACCGCGAATCGAAGCTGGCACAGTTTGACAAGCTGGCTGATCCACAGAAGCGGAATCTACGATCGATTGCCGACAAAGTGAACCGTGGTGAGAGACTATCGTTTCGCGAAGTTAAACAGCTTGAAGAGACGCCGTTCGGCGGTGAGATCGCTCAGAAGTACCGGGCACAGAGATCGGCGGGCGATGCAGGTACAATCCGCGCTTTGGGTGGTTTTAAAGACGCCGAAAAGAATCTCGCGGATGCGAGGACAGAAGAGAACAAGAAACGTGCGGAACTTTCCGAGTCGATCCGCAAGGAACGCGAATCCAGAGATGCGATGATCGTGCAGACGAATCGCGTGAAGCGCAGCATGGAATCGCTGTCTGCGATCGTCGACAAGGTCGCGAGAGCCAGTGCGGAACAAGCTGGCGTCGAGTACACACCGCCGCCCGTAGTGCCTCAACAGGGAGCACAGCAGGTAGGGCAGAGAGGCGGCAGTGTCGTCGGCGCGGTAAACAATGCGACAGATTCGTTCGTTCAGGAGCACCTTGCACTCATTGAGGCGCTGAAGAACTTCAAGGACACGAATTCCGAGTCGTTCCGCCAACTCAGAGAGCAACTGACTCAGCAGGACCAACGGGGTGCCGATTACCGATCTGTATTGCAGGGGGGTCCATAA